The genomic DNA AATAGCTAGTGCGATTATGGCTAAGAAGCTATTTAAAGTATTTGGTAAAATATCCATATCGTATATAAAGGCAATTGGCAAAAGAATAATAGCTGTTATAATCGCATTGTAAAACACAATACTTCGACTACTCATATACTTTCTAAGCTCAAACATTGTCAATAAATATATAGAATAAAATATTGCAGAACATATCGCTAAAATTTCTCCGAGTAAATTGCTGCTTTTATAATCTGCTGAACCAAATAATAAAATAACGCCAATTATTGCTATAAAAATAAGCGATATTTTTTTGATAGTTATTTTTTTCTTTTAAAGACATAAATGATATAAGTAGAGTAAAAAATGGTGTTAAATTCATAAGCAGTGTAGCATTCGTAACAGATGTAAGCACAAAAGCCCAGTGGTTTGATAACAGATCCAAACAAAATATAATACTAGATAAAAATATTAAAAAGAAAAGTTTAAATTTGCTTACTGAATGTGTAATTTCAAATTTACCAAAAATAGGCAAAAAAAGTACGATTAAACTAGAAAGAAACATTCTTAACATCAATGTAACTGTTGGATTTACATCGCTTAATACGACAAAAATCGGCGCAGAAGCTATGCCAAATATGCTTATT from Campylobacter iguaniorum includes the following:
- a CDS encoding EamA family transporter gives rise to the protein MTKFIPYFALIISIFGIASAPIFVVLSDVNPTVTLMLRMFLSSLIVLFLPIFGKFEITHSVSKFKLFFLIFLSSIIFCLDLLSNHWAFVLTSVTNATLLMNLTPFFTLLISFMSLKEKNNYQKNIAYFYSNNWRYFIIWFSRL
- a CDS encoding DMT family transporter, with product MTIKKISLIFIAIIGVILLFGSADYKSSNLLGEILAICSAIFYSIYLLTMFELRKYMSSRSIVFYNAIITAIILLPIAFIYDMDILPNTLNSFLAIIALAIFTQILGHGFMTYALKYINATLASTTSLARPIVSILLGYIILNQNIIFNQIIGAMIILSSIYFYYKNNSFKK